The proteins below are encoded in one region of Cohaesibacter intestini:
- a CDS encoding CbiX/SirB N-terminal domain-containing protein, with the protein MHSYRHASEQAVLIVAHGERGGRCDNARLLELADEVRNNLGDVQIEAGVLRGSPSIAEAWSRLTAPNRLIYPFFMADGFFCNRILPKKIAEATGSDPRDVNAPTQLLQPFGVSNWLADAVTGALVRDMNRMKLTGTRPHLLIAAHGASVDRQSSKRANELADQLRTTDYFRDVSCAFLDEAPHLNCVIGTMLPNTLVLPLFNGLGSHSVDDMAALASVAPPQTHFLTPVGGQDWVGDLMTADIEAALAAGHLSIAAE; encoded by the coding sequence ATGCACAGTTACAGACATGCCTCGGAACAGGCCGTATTGATCGTTGCCCATGGCGAACGTGGCGGGCGCTGCGATAATGCACGTCTGTTGGAGCTGGCTGACGAAGTGCGGAACAATCTTGGCGACGTCCAGATCGAAGCTGGCGTGTTGCGTGGGTCTCCCAGCATTGCCGAGGCCTGGAGCAGGCTAACCGCTCCCAACCGTTTGATTTATCCATTCTTCATGGCCGATGGCTTCTTTTGCAATCGGATTCTGCCAAAGAAAATTGCCGAAGCCACCGGGTCGGATCCGCGAGACGTGAACGCTCCGACGCAGCTGTTACAGCCCTTTGGCGTATCGAATTGGCTGGCGGACGCAGTCACTGGCGCTTTGGTGCGCGATATGAATCGCATGAAGCTAACCGGCACACGGCCGCATTTGCTGATCGCTGCGCATGGAGCGTCGGTTGACCGGCAGTCGAGCAAACGGGCAAACGAACTGGCGGACCAGCTTCGCACGACCGACTATTTCCGCGATGTCTCCTGTGCGTTTCTCGACGAAGCGCCACATCTGAACTGCGTCATCGGCACGATGCTGCCCAACACACTGGTCCTGCCGCTATTTAACGGGCTGGGGTCGCACTCAGTCGACGATATGGCCGCACTCGCCTCTGTCGCGCCACCGCAGACCCACTTTCTGACCCCAGTCGGGGGGCAGGACTGGGTGGGTGACTTGATGACTGCGGACATTGAGGCTGCATTGGCCGCCGGGCACCTCTCGATCGCTGCAGAGTGA
- a CDS encoding DUF4202 domain-containing protein, translating to MSTYEAVIEAIDQANAADPRLELAQGGAPIPKELLYGIRMSLMCEAFAPEADELTRIAARGQHIERWIIPRDDYPRDRPGYHQWRNALKRHHAQKVSSIMAAQGYDEDAQSVVSDMLLKKNLKRDPRAQLVEDVACLVFLQHYALDFAADHETSKVISILAKVLPKMSDAGQAHIANLELSDALMGAVEAARESLSAKEA from the coding sequence ATGTCCACCTATGAAGCCGTCATCGAAGCCATAGATCAGGCCAATGCAGCAGATCCTCGTCTGGAGCTGGCCCAAGGGGGGGCTCCAATCCCGAAGGAACTGCTCTATGGCATCCGCATGAGCCTGATGTGCGAGGCCTTTGCGCCCGAAGCGGACGAACTCACACGGATTGCTGCACGCGGGCAGCATATTGAACGCTGGATCATCCCACGCGATGACTATCCGCGGGACCGGCCCGGATACCACCAGTGGCGCAATGCCCTCAAGCGCCACCACGCGCAAAAGGTCAGCAGTATCATGGCGGCACAAGGTTATGATGAAGATGCCCAGAGCGTCGTGTCTGATATGCTGCTGAAAAAGAACCTGAAACGCGACCCGCGTGCCCAGTTGGTCGAGGATGTCGCTTGTCTGGTCTTTTTGCAGCATTATGCCCTCGACTTTGCCGCAGATCATGAGACAAGCAAGGTGATCAGCATCCTGGCCAAGGTGTTACCGAAAATGAGTGACGCAGGTCAGGCCCATATCGCCAATCTCGAATTGTCGGATGCCCTGATGGGAGCTGTTGAAGCGGCACGCGAATCTCTCTCAGCCAAAGAGGCTTGA
- a CDS encoding ATP-binding response regulator, which produces MALSQTFSAPLPPDRVHQYVDAFLKTPNSIYIGHIASAAVLLYIASQNPAVPVWFLYVWAFLELIGYPVLMEVWRQVYLRKERSKRNPYLWIKLMDVLSLMVGTSWGVMSFISLNPDNAAHFAIQMSIAAGATAAAVRSLAIFPRSFILYVIPFLGLLALRIMLLGDDFILLGGLVVIFMLMLLRFGSDVMESVSQYIDISTDNLDLAQRYRDAAAEADHANREKTRLLAAASHDLRQPIHAIGLYIETLPLDKMDERSRTTLERIRSSLQTLSKLFNSLLDVSLLDSGKVQVRPRLFDLEDMLNHVLDDYEPLAEIAHVTLMLECPKVGVMGDAILVRRMVQNLLSNAIRHAEGGSVRIHVEQYHGEEGDRLSIAVIDDGPGIAKEHQAVIFEEFTQISRRAGRVNATMNSTDNQQKGLGLGLAIVRRLADLQDLSLDLQTSPDGTCIKILNFRAEALKPHSKKREQASAKMGARFHQKRILLVDDDRETLKATEELLAKWGCRVSAAANLAEFATIQGPFDLIVSDYAFEDDFTGIEVVEAARSRFGADLRALIISGDSSEYVQQRVKDKGLLLIQKPVQPVQLRSAMLDRFLSSHAGEQILS; this is translated from the coding sequence ATGGCTCTTTCGCAAACCTTTTCGGCGCCCTTGCCTCCTGATCGCGTTCATCAATATGTCGACGCTTTCCTTAAAACCCCAAATTCCATCTATATTGGCCACATCGCCTCGGCTGCGGTTCTGCTTTATATTGCCAGTCAGAATCCCGCCGTTCCGGTTTGGTTTCTCTATGTCTGGGCCTTCCTTGAACTGATCGGCTATCCTGTTCTGATGGAAGTCTGGCGGCAAGTCTATCTGCGCAAGGAGCGATCCAAGCGCAATCCCTATCTCTGGATCAAGCTGATGGACGTCTTGTCGCTAATGGTTGGCACCAGTTGGGGGGTGATGAGTTTTATCAGTCTCAATCCTGACAATGCGGCCCATTTCGCCATCCAGATGTCGATTGCAGCAGGTGCGACGGCCGCAGCCGTGCGTTCGCTCGCCATCTTTCCGCGCTCCTTCATACTTTATGTCATTCCCTTTCTGGGGCTTCTGGCCCTGCGCATCATGCTACTGGGGGATGATTTCATTCTGCTCGGCGGGCTGGTCGTTATTTTCATGCTGATGTTGCTGCGCTTCGGCTCGGATGTGATGGAATCCGTGTCGCAATATATTGACATCAGCACCGACAATCTCGACCTCGCGCAGCGCTACCGGGATGCAGCGGCGGAAGCCGACCACGCGAACCGGGAAAAGACACGACTGCTGGCTGCTGCCAGTCATGACTTGCGTCAGCCCATCCATGCCATTGGCCTCTATATAGAAACCTTACCGCTCGACAAGATGGATGAACGCAGTCGTACAACGCTCGAGCGTATTCGCAGCAGTCTGCAAACCCTGTCGAAATTGTTCAACTCGCTCCTCGATGTCAGCCTGCTTGACAGTGGCAAGGTGCAGGTTCGCCCGCGCCTGTTCGACCTCGAGGACATGCTCAATCATGTGCTCGACGACTATGAGCCATTGGCCGAGATTGCCCATGTTACTTTAATGCTCGAGTGCCCGAAGGTGGGCGTCATGGGTGACGCTATCCTAGTCAGACGGATGGTGCAGAACCTGCTCTCCAATGCCATCCGTCATGCCGAGGGAGGATCCGTGCGGATCCATGTCGAGCAATATCATGGGGAGGAAGGTGATCGCCTCTCAATTGCCGTCATAGATGACGGTCCGGGAATCGCAAAGGAACATCAAGCGGTGATTTTCGAGGAGTTCACCCAGATATCCCGGCGCGCGGGAAGGGTGAATGCAACCATGAACAGTACCGACAATCAGCAAAAAGGGCTGGGCTTGGGGCTTGCGATTGTCCGTCGACTGGCTGATTTGCAGGATTTGTCCCTCGATTTGCAAACCAGCCCGGATGGCACCTGCATCAAAATTCTCAATTTCCGGGCCGAAGCCCTGAAGCCACATAGCAAAAAACGCGAACAAGCCAGTGCCAAAATGGGTGCACGATTTCATCAAAAGCGCATTCTCTTGGTCGATGATGACCGGGAAACCCTCAAGGCAACCGAGGAACTGCTGGCAAAATGGGGGTGCCGTGTTTCGGCTGCTGCCAATCTCGCCGAGTTTGCCACGATTCAGGGACCGTTCGACCTGATTGTCAGCGATTATGCTTTTGAGGATGACTTTACCGGCATCGAGGTGGTGGAAGCCGCCCGCAGTCGCTTTGGTGCTGACTTGCGAGCGCTGATCATTTCGGGCGATTCCTCGGAATATGTGCAACAGCGCGTGAAGGACAAGGGGTTGTTGCTTATTCAGAAGCCGGTCCAGCCGGTGCAACTGCGCTCAGCCATGCTCGACCGATTCCTCTCCAGCCACGCCGGAGAGCAGATCCTGTCATGA